The Trypanosoma brucei brucei TREU927 chromosome 4, complete sequence genomic sequence TCGGGGAGCGTGGGGTGGGGGGAAGAGGTGGGGAAAAtatgggagggaagggaaggagccGTACTACCGCGGACAACTCATGTATTTtacacttttttccccccccccctcactcttgctgttgtttgtttggaaTCGTTTTGTGAtgttcccctccccccccccttcctttACGTTGCAGATCCGCATCCCTTTGagcaagaggggaaaaggaaaaagaaaatgcccaggggagggggaaatgtgAAATGTATGTGATACGTAACCCCCTCCCTGTACttgtacattttttttcttttaattgttattatcacaAGCACTGTATCAGAGAGCAAGGGtgtaaaaaacaaagacaaTACCAAAAGGAATCATTAAGCTTTtagaaagaggggaatacAAAAATTAGGGGAAAGGGTAGAGAAGTTGCCGTGTGTATCGATACTTGCGTTCGTGTTTGTATCCTTGTTGACACTCACAAGAGTAGTGGTGGTGacgtctgtgtgtgtgtgtgcgtgtgtgtgtgtatgtgtgtatatatgggagagtaaaaaaggaggaggaatcaACATCGACACTAACAGAAAACATCTAATGGTGTTGATGCGTAAGTTTCGATGCCATGGCGGGGTGCAGTGCAACTGTGCCCTCCactgcttttacttttatcgCTGCCCCTTATTATGTACAAATATACCGATACGTACTGCTGCGGTACTGAGCTCCCTTAGAAGATCCTCACCACTGCTGTCTGATCCCTACGAAAgcggcacaaaaaaaaccttctCCCCCCGTCGAGCCTTTATTCACACCACAGAAAGAAGCAAATTGATGTCGGAGGAAATAATTACAAAGCTTCGGGAGGTTGTTGGCTTGGATGAAAAGAATGCGAAGGATTTGTCCACGAAGCCTGAACGTGTGACGGACCTTCTCGAGTTCTTCGGCGTCCAGGGAATTACGGCCGCCTCGCCTCGGGAGCAAAAGGTGATGATGTTCAATATTTGGACAAAGGTGAAACTCTCCGAGCATCGTGACCACATCGCCACTTACGTAAAGAATAATAAGCTCGACTCCACGCAGAAGGTGGACGCTGCCGTGCGGTTTGTTAATGCCCTCAAGGCGAACGCCGCGTTTGAAGTTGCGAAGTTTGAGGAAGAGTGCGGTGTCGGTGTTGTATTGTCCCGTGATGATACCGTCAGGCTTGTGAAGGAGGCACTGGAAGCGGAGGATCCCAAAGTGCTCAAGGCTTCGTGGGTGAAGAATCCCAATATGCTCATTGGTAAGGTGAAACGAGCAAAGGGACTGCAGTGGGCCGACATCAGCGTGGTAAAGTCTgcagtggaggaaatggtgCCCCCCATGATTGAAGGTGTTGTACTTGAGGAAGCACCCAGTAAACCAAAGCAGGCAGCACCGTCTGCTCCGTCCGGTAAGGGAGCGGGAGGCGCACAGCAGTGCCCACGCAACGATGACTGGAAGAACGTCGTTGATACGAAGAAACGCAATCTTATTGGCGATTTACCCAAGTGCAAGGAAGGTGAAATTGTGCACGTAATTGGGTGGGCGCATCGTGTCCGGCATCAGTCACGCATTTCCTTTGTTGTACTACGTGATGGTTCGGGCTACATTCAAGTGGTTTTTGGAGGCGAAACGGAACCGTTTCATCGAGAGACGTCGTTGGCTATCCGTGGAAGACTGAAACACGAACCAAAGGCCAAAGCCGAGTTGCAGCCCCCGTACGAACTGCACGTGGAGGAGTACGCTATCATTGGCAACTCAGACGGAAGCATTGAAAACGTTATTACAGCTGAAAGCTCCCCTGATAAATTGCTGGATGATAGACATTTAGTCATTAGAGGAACGTATGGATCTACAACACTAAAGGTGCGGCATGAACTTATTCGTGCCTTCCGCGAGTACTTCTGGTCCAAGGGGATGTACGAAGTAACACCGCCAACGCTTGTGGGTACTCAGTGTGAGGGTGGGTCAACTCTTTTTGACGTGATGTATTACGGAAAGAAGGCGTATCTCACTCAGTCCTCTCAGTTATACCTGGAAGCCTGCACAGCTTCCCTTGGAGATGTTTACTGTCTCCTTTCAAGCTACAGAGCAGAGAAATCCAAAACGAAACGCCATCTAAGTGAGTACACACACTTGGAAGTGGAGTATGCGGTGTGCAATTTTGAGGAGATGTTGACATATATTGAGGACCTCATCGTGTCGGTGTTCAACATGGTGATTGAACGTGTCGGTGACCTCATTGCCTTCATGAATCCCAAGCAATTGGTCGATCCGAACGGCAACCCACGCGATCCCAAGAACTGGAAACTGGCGCCGAAGAAACCCTTCAGGCGGCTCAAGTATGCTGATGCAATTAAATTCTGCAACGAGCACAACATATTAAACCCCGAGACCAATGAGCCATTCAAATTCGGTGAGGACATCACTGATCAACCGGAGCGGGCAATGGTGGGAATGATTGGCGAGATTGTTTTAATGACGCATTTCCCTGCCGAAATGAAGTCCTTTTACATGGCTCGGGATGATCATGACAACCGGCTCACGGAGTCAGTGGATGTGTTGGCGCCCGGCATTGGTGAAGTGGTTGGCGGCTCGATGCGTATGTGGGATTATGATGAGTTAATGGAGGCATACAAACGCGAGGGTCTCGACCCCGAGGTGTACTACTGGTATACGGAGCAGCGGAAGTACGGCTCAACTCCGCACGGTGGTTTCGGGTTGGGGCTGGAGCGGCTGCTTGTGTGGCTGTTGGATCTTGACTCCGTAAGGGATGCGTGTTTGTTCCCACGTTATATGGGTCGATGCCAACCCTAATGTTCATGTGGCGTGTCAATTAACTATTTAATCGAAGTAAAGCAATCAAGGGGGGGGGCAACCGTAGGcaaagcatatatatatatatatactaaaAATGAAGTAGACCTGCGATGATTGGGAATCCAACAATGAAACTAAGTGAAAACTATccgggaaaagaggaaaacggGGGAAGACAATCCGCTAATTATCCGTTACTGCATTAAAATAGAGCGGAGAGAGTGCGTGCAAAACGATTTCTGTAGTGGACTGTTGGCCCGGCGGGAGAGCATGTGGTGTGACGAGAGGGCGAGTTAtggaaagttttttttttcttacgtGTTGCATTTGGGCGGAGTGGGGGCTGAAACTGAACTCCTTATCATTTATTCGCTATTTAATCTCAGTTGAGCTCCACTCGCATCCCTTGAGGAAGGTGTCAGCAGGATGATGGGAATACCTTTTAAGGTTACGAAgcgtacgtgtgtgtgtgtgtgtgttttgatcTTGCCAacctttttgctgttgtttccaGCATTAGACGGGGGCTTGTCCAACCTGAGCTCTCCGGTGTTGTGAATATTCCCAATTTCCTGtgattgttttcctttttgttttgttttgttattgctTGGTTGCTCCCTGTTTGTATCTCTTTCCCTGACCGGAGAGGGGGCCAAAACGAAGTGGCAGCGTGCAGCCAGTCGCAGGATTGCGGAAGACCTttggaaagaaggaggaaaaaggcgGTTGGGGGTGAAGTGTGACATGACGTAatgtaaaaaacaaaacaaataacaatggTAATTAGTTAAATAAAATGGAGGAGGGGTTAATAGTGTAAcactttaaaaataaaagttttttttttaaaaaaggaggtgtttatatttacatttaGGTGTAATTCGTGTTAAAACATCGTAGCGGCAGGTGAATTACACCTTTGATGTTGCAGATGGTGTTGGCGTTCAaattaaagggggaaaaacacatTCACGTTGATGCCTCTTTGGAAAATATtacttttattctttttttcttattgttgCCGACATCAATAACGCGGTTGGCGCTCATAACTctcgtacatatatatatatatacagaaGGTGTGAGCGAGGTAATTACTTAGAGGTAGCcaaagcattttttttccacatcgCGGGAAACAATTCAGAAGGAGGAGACGAGCAGACTCATCGACACCCAGATTAAAATACACGCAGGTATCCCTTTTATTAAACTGAGGGCAAAGGAGTACTTCGTGCTTCAGTTTTCCCTCCGGGGGCCTAACTTTCGTCTCAGCCACACccgctgattttttttattattatcactactATTATTTTACGAGTAACTTCCCCGTCACGCGCTACTAATGGTTGTGTTTCACCAATTGATACTTCCACTAGGGGTACTGCTTTTACTGCACAGTATTTACCTCGCGCTGAGTGCTCGTGAGCAACTTCAGGAACAGCACCACGGGACTGGTGAATCCCTCAATAGAGGCGACTATTTTCCCATGACGTCTTTACGCACGGGAGCTGTGACAGGCAGCAGTGGCGCAACATTGTACATCTTCGCAGAGTTACTTGTAGGTGTCGCTGTATCGATAATTGGATATGTGAAGCGCTCAACCTTCAAACCCGCGCGACTCATCGACAAAAACTGTTTTGACCGTTACGACAGCATTGCTTACACAGGTGTGGGTTTTATGCATTTCAATCATCGCGGAGCAGGAACAGCAAGGCGAAGCGCAAAGACACCCAACGGGGAGAGCATTCGAGCATCAACAGGGAAGAAACATGCGTAAGATGTTGTCGGTTCTCtcgttatttgtttgtgtagTCGGCGGCAACAGAGACTGTTGCAGTTTTGGATCCTTCTTTGGTGTGGTGTAAATGGGATAAGGACGAGAAGTGCATTGTGGTGGCtagtgaaggaaaagcaccAGTGAGTGCGAGTAAGATAGATGTGTAGCGTACGCACGGCTTCTCTTTTATTGGTTATCTGTGCGGCCGTCCCGAGGGAAGGGACGACACATCATGTAGGAGGAAATTTGTTTATTCTCCCCCTGGTTACTGTTTTGTGCTTTACCTTCTATCTGATTGTAACGTTTTGTTGTCTTATTTTTGTAATGGGGCCCATCTTCCGCCATGACGTTGTATTGCTGTGTATGGGAACAGGGGAAGGGCGAGAATGATGGCGGATGCGttaaaagggaagaggggaagaatTCAAAAAGAGGACGAGAGGTGGGAGGCCCTTTGAGCAACAATGGCGGAAAGGGGTGTTCAAACCATACCGTCAATAAAGTGAGACAAGTAAGATGTATGCCGTGGGAAGTAGGGAGGCATCAGGGATATCCGATGCCGCTCCTATCGACTTAGCAGTAAATCATCTCTAGCTGTCGCAAATCTGTTTTAAAAGTGCGTGTTTCGTTTTCGTTAttcctgttattattactgtcaATGGCCGAGTCACTTTTGACATAGCGGGGCTCATTGGTGTGACGTTCCCACTTTCGATGGTGACGTGTGTTGCATTTACTTACTTCaactcccctccctttcactTTTAATTAATACCTTCGGGTGTGCAAATTATGTTCTTTGCTTCCCTCAGTGGACTTTGTACAGACGTTCACGCCCCATTGTAGGTAATCGTTAACCTACTACCCGCACACGGCtctacatatttttttgtcgAGCAGTGGACTACCGCCTGGGCAAGTGGTTGGCAGGACGGGCATATTAGGTGATTCGTCACCGCTACAGGGAAAGCAACTGTGAAACCAAAAAGTCAGGAAACccgaagggggaaaacacaaCACGGCGAAGTGAAGCAAAGGGGCGcacattttgtttgttttagcAAATGTTTAGGAGGACATTCTTTACACCAATGATTGCACAACCAACGCTGTTGATGCTTGGAAACAAGGGCGGTACGCCGAAGCGCAAGAAGAACCCGATGCAGCTACGCCGCAAGGTGTACGGGCTGCACTTCAAGGAAAAATACCTCAAAATGGAGGAGTGGTACTACTGCCCGCTGTGCGCAGAGCCCAAGAAACCCGGCGAATGGTGCCGTCGAGAGGACTGCCGTCAAATTAAACCGTAGGGCTCCAGTGAGTGGTAACATTATCGGAATTCTCAATGATTTCTCCCGCACAATCGGTGTCCAACGTCTTCACTTTGAGAAAAGCAGGTGAGACCATgacgtttttctttttatgcgAGACAATTATGGAAGGGGAgctggaaaagaaagagagagtcGAAGTATTCTCAGAGTCTTTTGtccttgtttcctttcaggCGTTTCACGctttatttctcctcttcccccccccctgttGTGGATCACGTCACAAACTTATGCGTCACAAATGTAACGGGTCCGTCCTCACTGTATGTTGTGCCTGTTGGTGAGGTGAGGCGAGGCGTAGTTGCGTGGTGTTTTGAATTGGTTACTCCGACACCGCACCATGGCTGTTCCACCACGGTGGCAATAATTGTAACGACTACGTTTTCCctgcttttctctttcccctttggATAATTTACTTCGGCCTGGCACATCACATCACATGATACATATATGTAACCCCACAGAGGAAAGGTGCAGAATGGACTTGATCTTCCCCGAAGAGGCCCACACTGTCACGGTAAGACACTTTTCGGTTCCCGAACCCCCGGGTGCACCGGAGTTAAGGCAACAAAGTAATTTCCCCATCACCTCCAATCCTCAAATCTCTCCCGCACCTGACCCTGTTGTCGTGGCCGCAATTCAGCGCCGGATTGAGTGCGGCAGCGGGTTATCTAGTTGTGGTGAAAGTGGTGACTCAATGGATAATGCCAGTGATCCGGCACGTCGATTAGCACACCTGCAGTCCGCCCTCTCGATCCTTTGCCACACGGCTGCGATGGATAAGTCGCAATTCTTTCTATACCGGAAACaagtaagcaaaaaaagcacaaatgATAACGCAGAATGTGCTTCAACAACGGATTATTCAATCACCGACATTTATACTACCGTGCGGGCGTTGAAATTAGAGTATGATGAAGCAGTAAAACACTCAAGGGATGAAAAAGGAACCCAAACGGCAAACGCAGAAGTCTTGGAGTTGGCGCGCCGCAGAACCGAGTGCCGTGTGGATGACTGCTTGCGCCTTTTGGAGCCAACTATCACTGAACTTATACTCGACTTTACCCACGTGAAGAAAGTACCTGTCGCCTACACTGAGGAGATGCTTCAAGGGTTGCCGCAGGTGTTCGCCATGGAGAGGTGGCCGTGTACTATTTTGCGGAAGGAAACTGACGATTTCGTTGGGCAAAAGCGTCCACGTGTCTCTTCGCGACCTCTCGCAGGCGAAAGCGGTCGTGGTGAGTCTTTTTTTGAGCATAACGATGTGGCACACGCGGCTACCGCAGTTGTCTTTAAAGCCCTGCGGGACCTGAGGAAAAACGACTACATGTGCCTGCTCGGCGATAAAACATTAACTTCAGCTCCAAAAGCAGCCGATGTGTCGCGATCGCATCTTACTTATGGAGAGCTGGTTGAAAGAACCCTCAGCGGTGTTTATCGGGAGCGGGGTCTATTAGCTGCATTGTATGACGTCAAGCGGCTTCTCTACGGTGCATACGATGCCGCACCTGCTGAGCACGCTCCAACTATCAAGTCACTTCACGCTCAGTTTGAGCAAGATTTGCGCCGCCATTACAGTGCGTTTCTCAGCAAAACTGGACTGCGCTGCAGGGCTAACGACTTTGTTCTTCAGGTGAAAACAATGTTTGACATAAACCCACTTCCCGCTTCTAGAGAAGTGAAGGATGGCGAAGGAGGGGTGCCGTTGTACAGCGAGACGCAGAAGAAGTGTCTGAAACTTTTGGGTCATCTACGCGCTGTAGACAGCAAAGGGTGGTTTGAGTACCCGGCATTTGACTTGGCGAACATTGAACTCAGTAGCATTGAGCGCTGGATTTGCGGGCCACCCTTCAGCACCAAAACAGACCGTGAGGCGTTTGTGGCATTGCGTGATGTGTTGGAACAAATGGTGGATAACTGTGTGTTAAGTTATGGACCTACCAGCCAGTATAGTCGTGTGATTACGATGGTGCGGCAACGCCTGGTGGAGGCTTCTCAAGAGGTTGGACTTCTGTagaggttttttttaaatcttcccCAGCTGTTTGTCTCATCCTTTCGCCTTCCACTGCATTTGGATTCGTGTCTGTCTGCCTTTGTGTTGATGtaccttccctttccactgGTCATCGGTgtcttttatatttttctttgctgctcctgtggGTACGCTTCAACgcttcgttttttctttccttgttgATCGTTCTCTCTCCTCATCACAAACAACATCCGGcatgatgttgttgctggcGTACGGGACCGAGGaatttccccttcacacAAACGTGAGAAGCGAATCGTAAGGAAAGGACGGACCCATCcgctggaaaaaaaacagtttaTTTACTTACTTTATTTGTAGCTCATAGAgaacaaaggaagagaaggtgCGACTCGGCACTGGAAGGAGTTGTTGCAACTGAGACGAAATAACTCAAAAAAGGTATCCTATAATGGCAAAAGCCCTTAGTGTCAGTTTCAAAATAGACTCCGTACTGCAAGAGGCGTTTGGTAAAATAGCAGCTGAGGATTCTCGTCTTCGTGCGTTGGTCATTACTGTTGAGGATGAAACAATGCGGCTCCGCGGTGCGCCGCTGGAAGCCACAGGGAACCAAAGTGATGATTTGGTCAAGCTGCGAGACGCCATTACCGAAGACGGCTTGAGTGCTGCCTTTCTAATTGTTAAACTTGCTAAAGGTGAATTTGCTCAAATATCGTTTTGCTCAGAAGATGTAAAACCAAAGGTGAGAATGATGCATTCGTCGGGGGCGATGCATCTCGCCGAAGTTTCTGGGCTGCAGAAGCCGCCCTTCAAGTTAACGAAGCGCAATGTTGAGCGCATGGATGACATCTGTGAATCACTATTTAAAAAGGAATCAGAGAGTAGTCGCGCTGAGCTCATgacggaggaagagaaacttCATGCTGCCGTGGCTAAGCTGGAGGTGGCTCCACCTGTTGCCGTCATGCCGGGTGTAACTGTGCCTATAAGTGAGGAGGGAGTTCTTCTGCTGAAGCGTATGGCAAATAGTGAAGTGAACGCGGTAACGTTTGCGATTGACAAGGAGAAGTTTGTGGTGGAAAAGTCACTTGAAGCTGCCGCGGCGGTGAGCGCTTTGACGGCTGCTTCACTCGCGGATGATGTTGTGGCCCTCCTTCCTGAAGGTCAGCCGCGtgtggtggtgatgcggTGTCCAACCGCAGAGGCGGGGGTAATCATCGTGAACGTGTGCCCACCCACGTGCAAACCTCGTGAACGTATGACATACTCATCTTGCAGGGCCTCGTTTGTGCAACAGGCGCAACAACATAACGTGAAGTGCGTGAGGCGAATGGAAGTTGGTGAGATGGATGAGTTTCGTGAGGCCGTGGTGGAAGCATTCGCGGAGCAAACCAGTGGAGACGGAAAACCGTAATGATTAGCTTTCAACTGAATGGTTGGTTGTTTCTGCGGGCTAGCGGTGTGTATGCGAACAAAACTCTCCATCctcacacgcatatatacgCGGGCGGGCACACACTCGATGTGCCCGAGGATGCGACGACGGGGGAACGAAGTGAGTATAtattggtttttttttgtgtggtgGGGAGCTGGAATGGGTGCAGGACCAACCAGATTTATTGCGCAAAGAGTTGAAGCGAGTTCTCTTACCTGTTTTTGTTCGCTGTCTACGTTCCCGTTCACTTCACGCTTCGCCATCGGTGTTGGCACCTACATGCCATGTTAAATGGTTGTCTTGGTTGTTAAGATACGGATCAGCGCGCTCACCTATTGTCCCCATgctttgtttgttatttAAGTGTGGAATGTTCCTGCGGCGTCTGATTGTCTCCCAGAGACGCCACGTCTTTTGCGCTGGTGTGGTATTGTCTGCGTCCCGCTTTTGCAGTGGATGTGGAACAACTTCCAGTAGAGCAGATTCCCCACCCACCTCCGCAGTGAATGTGGAGAGTTTCACCCTAAACGAGGAGGTTGTGAAGAGGGATATGGAGGCGCTTGCAAAGTGGAACGACCTATCGAGCAGAATGGATGCATATAGGGAAGAGAAGCAGTATGGAAAGATATTGTCCGCTGTGGACGAAGGCATAGCAATGCTGGAAGAAATGGGAGCACTGAGTGCCCCTATCCAATGTGAGACGCTGCTGTTACTGGAGGCTTCCCAGGCTCACTACAACCTACAGCAGTACGATTTGGCTCTGGAAAGGGCTAAGAAGGCGAAACAGACGCTGATGGCAGCACCGGAAGGAATGCGAGACGCTGCAAAGCTTGGTGAAACGAATCAGCTCATCGGTTATATCCACCTTAAAAGTGGGAAACTTGAAGAAGCGAACTCTGTTTTCACAGATATACTTCGCTGGATCGATGTCGATGCACGGACGGCGACCCCGATGCAAGCGGTCGCAGCTGTTAATATGCGCCGCTTTATTGTCACCGGTATCGCACTCTGTTGGCACAAGGTTGCTGAAAGAGAATGTGCAACTGGTGGTGACGGCAGGGAAATGTATGGAAAGGCACTCGATTTGCTTCTCGAGGCCCTCAATACTCATATCGACGAGAACGATCATGAAATGGTGAAGATGTCGCTGCTGAGCATCCTGCAATGTTTTGATGGTGTCGGAGATGGTAGCCAGGCTGTGATAACGGCAGAGAAGTTGGTGCGTTGGTGTTCACGTCATAAGGATGAGCAAGGCATCGCAGAAGGAAACGAATGGCTCACAAAGATGCAGGAAAAGTACCcgcagaaaaaagaggagggagatAAAGTGTAGGTAAGGGGCGTACTTTATTGGGTGAATGATCATGTGGACGGACTGTTAGCGACGTAAACAACTTGTGAGTTTGAGGTGTTTTATACGCGGCGATtctgctccttttttttccttctgttcgACGAAAACAAATGTTGTGTGTGGGGAACACACCTCAGAAAAGGAGGCGGAAGGACAGGTAGGAAAACCAGTGCATAACAGAGACGGTTTGTGTGTGACCCCCGCTGCTCTGCATGCGAAGCAGTATGGAATCTGAGGAAAAGTATTATCCGGTTCTTAAAGAACAGGAGATACGCGGGAGGAAGAAACGGCCTCTTCGCAAGGGGTTCAGATGAATCAATACCTGTTtgcaaaaatatatatatatatatccttatTGTAACCGTCttaccctctttcttttttttttggggtgggggggaggggacccttttctttatatcctttattttcttcgttcCCTCTCCACTTCTGGGTCACTGCAAGGTTAGAGGGAATCCATGGCGAAAGGTAATGAGGAGTGTGTTGATCTTCGTCAGTCGTGGAGACATTTCATGGTGACACCTGTAGAGCAAACACATGCGCCAGTTGGTGTTGAGCAAGCGCAGATAAAACGCGGTGAATTTACACTCCTTCAGCGTTACCACCTGGTGGGGACAAACGCAGACGAGCAGTCGCTGTTCTTCCTATCGCTAATCAGCCCAAACGCGGAATTGTTGCGGGCGACGTGCCATCTGTTCATTCAATTGAATTTTCAGTATAGGCAACTCCTGCTTGATAACGAGGAGAAGCTGACGTTGCTTCGCTTCCATCATGAGGAGCAGTTGACAAGTTTGCTTGAGGCCTCGAATGCAGAGACACGAGATATGGTTGTGGGGTCAGATGTTACGGAACATTTCGTCCTGAAGCATCAACGTGAGTTAGAGGAACACCAGGAAGAAAACCGCTTTTCCGAAAACACCCTCCTCTTAGAGCTCCGCCAaaatttctttactttcctgAAGGCATCTGCACAGGGTACGATGGATTCACTTGAAGGGGAGCCTGGGTGGTTGAAGCTGCGACAAAACGATGAGCAGCACAAACGAGGGATGAATATTGGATATTTTTGCGACGGTCGTGTTCCAGTACGTGTGGTGGAGCTGCCAAACCTTCTTGGGAGGAACTTAACTGGTTTTAGGCCAAAGGATCCACTACTTCGGCCGATTGTAGTCGATATCTCACCGCTGACGTCCTTGCGCGAATGCCTTCATTGTCTTTACTCGGAGGAGCGAGATTCTGTTTTAGCTGTGGAGGAGCACCTGCTTCGCTTGTCGCGACAAGTCCATGCGGTGTTGTTATTCATTGGTCTCGAGGACGAGGCAATGCGCATACTTTCCAGCAATTATGCGGAACTCTTCCTCGACCAAGAAAGCATCTCCCCGTCAAGGCCAGCGCCATGTTTCGTGCCTCTGCGCCATCACCGCTGCTTGAGGGTTATGCTTTCCACTCAACTGTGGGGAGCTAATATTATCCTCCTGTGGACACCACAAGCTGCCAATGGACGCCATAACTGCGAACCGCTCATTGTAGAAGATGCCCTAAATTTAGCTCTTTCTTGGAATGCCGACATGTTTACTGTTGCCGTGCTAGGCTCTGCAGCGCGTTCCCATGCAACTTCCTCTCTGCACACCGAGGATCCGACACGTGAAATACCAATGGAGGTTCTGCGCCAGCTGCAGTGCGGTGTAGGTCGGTTGGTATTTGAGGCTGCAACCATGAAAGCCTCTGCTGTATGGGGTGGCTCCGAAGAAAcggagcagcggcagcaaaagAACAATTGGGATGCCGGTCAGACAGTCCCTCAACTTGTGTCGGCCAGGGAGCCGCAATTGGAGTTCAACTTGCCCATGTCTATACGTGTGTTCCTTCCTACCACTATGGCCTCGCTAGATGAAAGTGGTGATCGCAGTGAGTCGTTGGAGCTCTCCCTTCAAGGAGGTGGTGGCGCTGCTGGACGGGTGGAGCGTCACGGGTTTAGGCAAGATGAAGATGTAGGTGATGTGAGTGTTATTGATTCATCGTCGCTCACAGATGTGCACAGTATAAGGCATACCACCAACAGTAGTTTCTCCAGCAACATCGGCAGCCGGAGAGAAACAGATCGCCGTGGTCGACGGCAAATGACTTTTGGAAGATTGCTTGCATACAACTTTGGTGAGTCGGCCGTACTCCGATAAAACGAATTGCCGGCTCCATTTCTATGTGCTTGCCGTTACATTTCCTCCCTAAATATTTCACGTAAACCTGCACTCGAACgcacaatttttttcttctttgtgctCAATCATTGTTTTGCTTGCTGGGAAGtgctttgtgtgtgtctgtctctctttctctcagTAAGTTTTGCGACATTGGCGTGTACAGTGGTTGCACTGCCACCCCCATTCACCAACGACAGCGTTCGTTTTGCTCGTTCATCTGCCTTTTCGGATGTGGATTTGTTTATGGCACAGTGATACCTCCAATAGGGGCATTTCGTTAATaatctctttttatttattttctttcctttctccttctttgttgACCAACGTAAAGTAACAAGTAGCAAACAGAGGGACGCATAGTGTCACATCGCGCGGCTGAAGAAAACAGTAAAATAACAGCATAACGTGTTTTACTGCACCTCATGTCGTCACACGGCAAATTAGTAAGGAAAGCTGAAGATCTTCAAGAGGACTTGTCGTGGGATTCCCATATTAAACATGTGCTAATAGAACTCGAAAAGATTTATTTTCAGCGCATTAGGCCAATAGAGGTGAAGTTTGACTACGATATGTGCTGTCCTTCGTGGTTTGGGGAATCCATGGTGCAAAAGAAGCCATTCATCACGTTCTTAGGACCCTTCTCA encodes the following:
- a CDS encoding asparaginyl-tRNA synthetase, putative (similar to SP:O43776: Asparaginyl-tRNA synthetase, cytoplasmic (EC 6.1.1.22) (Asparagine--tRNA ligase) (AsnRS). {Homo sapiens}), whose translation is MVLMRKFRCHGGVQCNCALHCFYFYRCPLLCTNIPIRTAAVLSSLRRSSPLLSDPYESGTKKTFSPRRAFIHTTERSKLMSEEIITKLREVVGLDEKNAKDLSTKPERVTDLLEFFGVQGITAASPREQKVMMFNIWTKVKLSEHRDHIATYVKNNKLDSTQKVDAAVRFVNALKANAAFEVAKFEEECGVGVVLSRDDTVRLVKEALEAEDPKVLKASWVKNPNMLIGKVKRAKGLQWADISVVKSAVEEMVPPMIEGVVLEEAPSKPKQAAPSAPSGKGAGGAQQCPRNDDWKNVVDTKKRNLIGDLPKCKEGEIVHVIGWAHRVRHQSRISFVVLRDGSGYIQVVFGGETEPFHRETSLAIRGRLKHEPKAKAELQPPYELHVEEYAIIGNSDGSIENVITAESSPDKLLDDRHLVIRGTYGSTTLKVRHELIRAFREYFWSKGMYEVTPPTLVGTQCEGGSTLFDVMYYGKKAYLTQSSQLYLEACTASLGDVYCLLSSYRAEKSKTKRHLSEYTHLEVEYAVCNFEEMLTYIEDLIVSVFNMVIERVGDLIAFMNPKQLVDPNGNPRDPKNWKLAPKKPFRRLKYADAIKFCNEHNILNPETNEPFKFGEDITDQPERAMVGMIGEIVLMTHFPAEMKSFYMARDDHDNRLTESVDVLAPGIGEVVGGSMRMWDYDELMEAYKREGLDPEVYYWYTEQRKYGSTPHGGFGLGLERLLVWLLDLDSVRDACLFPRYMGRCQP
- a CDS encoding G-actin binding protein, putative — its product is MAKALSVSFKIDSVLQEAFGKIAAEDSRLRALVITVEDETMRLRGAPLEATGNQSDDLVKLRDAITEDGLSAAFLIVKLAKGEFAQISFCSEDVKPKVRMMHSSGAMHLAEVSGLQKPPFKLTKRNVERMDDICESLFKKESESSRAELMTEEEKLHAAVAKLEVAPPVAVMPGVTVPISEEGVLLLKRMANSEVNAVTFAIDKEKFVVEKSLEAAAAVSALTAASLADDVVALLPEGQPRVVVMRCPTAEAGVIIVNVCPPTCKPRERMTYSSCRASFVQQAQQHNVKCVRRMEVGEMDEFREAVVEAFAEQTSGDGKP